One segment of Platichthys flesus chromosome 15, fPlaFle2.1, whole genome shotgun sequence DNA contains the following:
- the mrpl22 gene encoding 39S ribosomal protein L22, mitochondrial, with translation MATAMTGRGVCLVQSLSGVFRSSLQALGGSSPQQLSCLHTSASLESKHWEKRNLKLYAPQLPEEPRRPAEIHHSRRQIKYSKDKMWYLAKMIQGMSIDEAISQLEFNDKKGARIMKEILLEAQEMAVNHHNVEYRSNLYVAESFSSKGRYLKRIRYHGRGMFGIMDKVYCHYFVKLVEGSPPKTEEKTSFDQAKEYVQSLKNRTIIHSL, from the exons ATGGCGACTGCAATGACAGGACGTG GTGTCTGTTTAGTTCAGAGTTTATCCGGAGTGTTCCGCTCGAG CCTTCAGGCTCTGGGGGGCAGCAGTCCTCAGCAGCTCTCATGTCTCCACACCAGCGCGTCACTGGAATCCAAACACTGGGAGAAGAGGAACCTGAAGCTTTATGCCCCTCAGCTGCCGGAGGAGCCTCGACGACCTGCA GAGATCCACCACAGTCGGAGGCAGATCAAGTACAGCAAAGACAAGATGTGGTACCTGGCGAAAATG ATTCAAGGGATGAGCATCGATGAGGCCATCTCCCAGCTGGAGTTCAACGACAAGAAAGGAGCGAGGATCATGAAGGAG ATCCTTCTGGAGGCGCAGGAGAtggctgtcaatcatcacaaCGTAGAGTACAGATCCAACCTGTATGTAG CTGAGTCCTTCTCCAGCAAAGGCAGGTACCTCAAGCGGATCCGGTACCATGGCCGCGGCATGTTCGGCATCATGGACAAAGTTTACTGCCACTACTTCGTCAAGCTGGTGGAGGGGTCGCCGccaaagacagaggagaagacgagCTTTGACCAGGCTAAAGAGTACGTCCAGAGCCTCAAGAACAGAACCATCATCCACAGTCTGTAG